Proteins from a single region of Chaetodon trifascialis isolate fChaTrf1 chromosome 10, fChaTrf1.hap1, whole genome shotgun sequence:
- the swap70b gene encoding switch-associated protein 70b, with the protein MALRDELLKSIWHAFTALDVDKSGKVSKSQLKVLSHNLCTVMKIPHDPVALEEHFKDDDEGPVSNQGYMPYLNKFILDKVTDKFDRQDFNRMCWTLCSRKNLDQSQLFISNDDAFKIWCIFNFLSEDRYPLIIVTEEIEYFLRKLTEAMGGSWVEERFEDYKLQLNSKQQSLNAWELIRLVGSGHFSKGIDRQTLSMGISEVYQELILDVLKQGYMMKKGHKRKNWTERWFVLKPNSISYYVGEDLAEQKGDILLDGKCCVEPLQDKEGKKCLFLIKSTQKSFEISASDKKKKQEWIQAIQTSVNLLRQGRPAPHREARQKRRELRLKLQAEQEELELRMRELQTANEAKQFELENMRKALEEAATNAAEEERRRLQTQTELQDRYRMDLEREKMVRQQMEEQVAQKSTELEQYLQRVRELEDMYRQLEDALEDERHARQDEEAVRRLQARLLEEEAEKRAELEQIHLRQQRAISETEAEKQELEKERLAKDNALQAAMKQLDQLEQERQGALEQYQTVMKKLEDAANNTKSWKHKVAEHEGLLRLIQPGSKGPTLITNWGPAAFSNAELNLREKKWQEMKNQPTQAQ; encoded by the exons ATGGCGTTGCGGGACGAACTTCTCAAGTCCATCTGGCACGCGTTCACGGCTCTGGACGTGGACAAAAGCGGCAAAGTGTCCAAATCTCAGCTGAAG GTTCTGTCCCACAACCTGTGCACAGTGATGAAGATCCCACACGACCCCGTGGCACTGGAGGAGCACTTCAAAGATGACGACGAGGGGCCCGTCTCCAACCAGGGATACATGCCGTACCTGAACAAGTTCATCCTGGATAAG GTGACGGACAAGTTCGACCGTCAGGACTTCAACAGAATGTGCTGGACATTATGCTCCAGGAAGAACCTAGATCAAAGCCAGCTGTTCATCTCCAACGACGACGCCTTCAAGATCTGGTGCATCTTCAACTTCCTGTCCGAGGACAGATACCCGCTGATCATCGTCACTGAGGAG ATTGAGTACTTCCTGCGTAAGCTGACGGAGGCGATGGGGGGCAGCTGGGTGGAGGAGCGTTTCGAGGACtacaagctgcagctgaactcCAAGCAGCAGAGTCTGAACGCCTGGGAGCTCATCCGCCTGGTGGGGTCGGGTCACTTCAGCAAGGGCATAGACCGCCAGACGCTCTCCATGGGCATCAGCGAGGTCTACCAGGAGCTCATCCTGGACGTGCTCAAACAG ggctACATGATGAAGAAAGGCCACAAGAGGAAGAACTGGACAGAGCGCTGGTTCGTGCTGAAACCAAACTCCATTTCCTACTACGTCGGCGAGGACCTGGCAGAACAGAAAGGAGACATCTTACTGGACGGGAAGTGCTGCGTGGAG CCTCTGCAAGATAAAGAGGGAAAGAAGTGTCTCTTCCTCATCAAGTCGACACAGAAAAGCTTCGAAATCAGTGCGTcggacaagaagaagaagcaggagtgGATCCAGG CCATTCAGACCAGCGTGAACCTGCTGCGTCAGGGACGGCCGGCGCCGCACCGCGAGGCTCGACAGAAGCGACGGGAGCTGCGGCTGAAACTTCAGGCTgaacaggaggagctggagctgaggaTGAGGGAGCTGCAGACGGCCAATGAGGCCAAACAGTTCGAACTGGAGAACATGcggaag GCTCTGGAGGAGGCAGCGACGaatgcagcagaagaagaacgAAGGCGTCTTCAGACCCAAACTGAACTCCAGGACCGTTACAGGATggacctggagagagagaaaatg GTACGTCAGCagatggaggagcaggtggcCCAGAAGTCCACTGAGCTGGAGCAGTACCTGCAGAGGGTTCGGGAGCTGGAGGACATGTACCGTCAGCTGGAGGACGCTCTGGAGGACGAGAGGCATGCCAGACAGGACGAGGAGGCCGTCCGCAGGCTGCAGGCACG gttgctggaggaggaggctgaaaaaAGGGCAGAGCTGGAGCAGATCCACCTGAGGCAGCAGCGTGCCATCTCTGAGACAGAGGCTGAGaaacaggagctggagaaggagcgCCTGGCCAAGGACAACGCCCTGCAGGCCGCCATGAAACAACTGGACCAGCTGGAGCAAGAGAGGCAGGGGGCGCTGGAGCAGTACCAG acagtgatgaagaagCTGGAAGATGCGGCGAACAACACCAAGTCCTGGAAGCACAAGGTGGCTGAACACGAGGGCTTGTTACGGCTCATTCAACCAG gATCCAAGGGACCGACGCTGATCACCAACTGGGGCCCAGCAGCTTTTTCCAATGCTGAGCTCAATCTGAGGGAGAAGAAATGGCAGGAGATGAAGAACCAGCCCACCCAGGCCCAGTAG